In a genomic window of Prochlorococcus marinus subsp. marinus str. CCMP1375:
- the zwf gene encoding glucose-6-phosphate dehydrogenase produces MIPTTNPLRVGLRQERVISPQCLIIFGASGDLTHRKLVPALFKLFKQRRLPSEFALLGCARRPWSDIEFRKKMSVSLKDEIKLNPNEWEEFITRLFYEPVNLERPEDLVKLGTRLEEIDRIKATHANRTFYLSVAPKFYASGCKALADAGLLKDPRRSRVVIEKPFGRDYRSAQSLNRIVQNCALESQIFRIDHYLGKETVQNILVLRFANTIFEPIWNRNYISNVQITSAETVGVEDRAGYYESSGALRDMVQNHLTQMLAITAMEPPGHFDPEAIRNEKAKVLQAAHLANELEPWECCVRGQYSKGGSKKRPLIGYRDEPGVNPNSTTETYVAMKLFINNWRWQGVPFYIRTGKRLAKRTSEVVLTFREAPVHLFDAAGGTPTSNQLVLRIQPDEGAEFKFDVKSPGSGMRSRPVEMEFSYDESFGEPSDEGYVRLLADAMLGDPTLFTRSDEVEAAWRLYTPLLEIIEDSPWQLPTYPYESRTWGPSEADALLAKDQLLWRRP; encoded by the coding sequence ATGATACCGACTACAAACCCATTGAGAGTTGGTCTTAGACAAGAGAGGGTAATTTCACCTCAGTGTTTAATTATTTTTGGGGCCAGTGGAGATTTAACTCATAGGAAACTTGTCCCTGCCCTTTTCAAGCTATTCAAACAAAGACGCTTGCCCAGTGAATTTGCATTACTAGGTTGCGCTAGAAGACCTTGGAGTGACATTGAGTTCCGAAAAAAAATGTCAGTTTCTCTTAAAGATGAAATCAAATTAAATCCAAATGAATGGGAAGAATTCATAACTCGTCTTTTCTATGAACCAGTCAATCTTGAACGACCAGAAGATCTTGTAAAACTAGGTACAAGGCTCGAAGAAATAGACCGGATAAAAGCTACCCATGCAAATAGAACCTTTTATTTATCTGTTGCACCAAAATTCTATGCAAGTGGTTGCAAAGCTTTAGCAGATGCAGGCCTTCTCAAAGACCCACGAAGAAGCAGAGTGGTTATCGAGAAACCTTTCGGGAGGGATTACAGAAGCGCTCAAAGTTTAAATCGTATTGTTCAGAATTGTGCTCTTGAAAGTCAAATCTTTCGCATCGATCATTATCTAGGGAAAGAGACTGTTCAGAACATTCTGGTTCTAAGATTTGCAAACACAATTTTTGAACCAATTTGGAACAGAAATTATATATCTAATGTTCAAATAACTTCAGCTGAAACAGTAGGAGTCGAAGATCGAGCAGGCTATTACGAAAGTTCAGGAGCATTAAGGGATATGGTGCAGAATCATTTAACGCAAATGCTTGCAATTACTGCAATGGAACCACCTGGTCATTTTGATCCAGAAGCCATTAGGAATGAAAAAGCCAAAGTACTGCAAGCTGCTCATTTAGCTAATGAACTTGAGCCTTGGGAATGTTGTGTAAGAGGCCAATATTCAAAAGGTGGCTCTAAGAAAAGACCATTGATTGGTTACCGAGATGAACCTGGTGTTAATCCAAATAGCACAACTGAAACCTATGTTGCTATGAAGCTTTTCATTAATAATTGGCGATGGCAAGGAGTCCCTTTTTATATTCGTACTGGGAAAAGATTGGCAAAAAGAACTAGTGAAGTAGTTTTAACCTTTAGAGAGGCACCTGTTCACCTTTTCGATGCGGCAGGGGGGACACCAACATCTAATCAACTAGTCCTAAGAATCCAACCTGATGAAGGAGCTGAGTTCAAGTTTGATGTGAAGTCTCCAGGTTCTGGAATGAGGAGCAGGCCTGTTGAAATGGAATTCTCTTATGATGAATCATTTGGAGAACCTTCAGACGAAGGATATGTAAGGCTTTTAGCTGATGCAATGCTTGGAGATCCTACTCTTTTCACGAGAAGCGATGAGGTAGAAGCCGCTTGGCGTTTATATACTCCTCTTTTAGAAATAATTGAAGATAGTCCTTGGCAACTTCCAACTTATCCTTATGAATCCAGAACTTGGGGCCCTTCAGAAGCTGATGCATTACTAGCTAAAGATCAATTACTTTGGAGAAGACCCTAA
- a CDS encoding glucose-6-phosphate dehydrogenase assembly protein OpcA, translating to MSPQLTLQTPLQIPPEEIPSYLKKLWSQDQSDNKGANTFCLLVWQPAWIEQKLVGAGRINGPVLGNQRSELIEEARKIVLETNLPHSTPPLAKEVFTSIQSKLLSDQEEDLRGQHIDSAISQLQPRRLITLAPSLNQGHDLETLVAAYCPLPEEGGGNSACGDVIVLKGDIDALKDGLPIVEELIPNDLPSWLWWNGSLDEDPSLLNQLALPARRIIIDSAIGEPTRCLDVLQQRIKSGQAVNDLNWLRLRTWRETLAMVFDPPTQRSSLANIINLDIDIEGEHVIQGLLLASWIADRLGWKLKKNFSREGNSLNTQFQRPDNEIVNFRLMQLPVGNPSIHPGQIIGLRLICKPEEAHKTGLCVILASESGECMRLEAGGMASMELLEEVVPTQNNQVETDVALLLESSRGSTSPLLSNAAPIAGELLSLIESKNNF from the coding sequence ATGTCACCACAACTAACTCTTCAAACCCCTCTTCAAATTCCACCCGAAGAAATACCAAGCTACTTGAAAAAGCTTTGGTCTCAAGATCAATCAGATAACAAGGGAGCTAATACTTTTTGTCTTCTAGTATGGCAACCCGCCTGGATTGAACAAAAACTTGTAGGAGCTGGAAGAATAAATGGACCTGTTTTAGGCAATCAGCGCAGTGAACTTATTGAAGAAGCACGAAAAATAGTTTTAGAAACAAATCTTCCTCACAGCACACCTCCTTTAGCTAAAGAAGTTTTTACATCAATACAATCAAAGCTTCTTTCGGATCAAGAGGAGGACCTAAGAGGGCAACATATTGATTCAGCTATAAGTCAATTACAACCACGTCGACTAATAACGCTTGCTCCCAGCCTTAATCAAGGACATGATCTAGAAACTCTTGTAGCAGCCTATTGTCCGTTGCCAGAAGAAGGAGGAGGCAATTCTGCATGTGGAGATGTAATAGTCCTAAAAGGTGATATTGATGCACTAAAAGACGGTCTACCTATAGTCGAAGAACTAATACCAAATGATCTACCTTCATGGCTTTGGTGGAATGGAAGCCTAGACGAAGACCCATCTCTCTTAAATCAACTGGCTTTGCCTGCTAGAAGGATCATCATTGACAGTGCCATTGGAGAACCAACAAGATGTTTAGATGTTCTTCAACAAAGAATAAAAAGTGGTCAAGCAGTTAATGATCTCAATTGGCTAAGGCTAAGAACTTGGAGAGAAACATTAGCAATGGTCTTCGACCCACCTACCCAAAGAAGTTCTCTTGCAAATATAATTAATTTGGATATTGACATAGAGGGAGAACATGTCATTCAAGGATTACTTTTAGCCTCTTGGATAGCCGATAGACTGGGGTGGAAACTAAAGAAAAATTTCTCAAGAGAAGGAAATAGTCTTAATACACAATTTCAACGCCCAGATAATGAAATCGTGAACTTTCGATTAATGCAATTACCTGTAGGGAATCCAAGCATTCACCCTGGTCAAATTATTGGATTAAGATTGATCTGTAAACCAGAGGAAGCTCATAAAACAGGTCTATGCGTAATACTTGCATCGGAGTCTGGAGAATGCATGCGACTTGAAGCTGGTGGGATGGCGAGCATGGAATTACTAGAAGAAGTGGTCCCAACACAAAACAACCAAGTTGAAACTGATGTAGCACTTCTACTTGAAAGCAGCAGAGGTTCAACAAGTCCTTTACTTAGCAATGCGGCTCCCATAGCAGGGGAATTATTAAGTCTAATTGAATCTAAAAACAACTTTTAA
- a CDS encoding cobyrinate a,c-diamide synthase, which yields MAFVIAAPASSNGKTLLSILIASWARRNGESTQTFKIGPDYLDPQLLSAVTERPCRNLDTILCGKNWVVNSFNLYGSAAEYAFIEGVMGLFDGIGSSDKGSTADIARLLNLPLLLVVDARGQAGSIAALVKGFKDFDHTLNIAGVVLNKVNSSRHKVLLTEALTKINVKVLGCLPKDDYLSIPSRSLGLQPAHEISNIEKLINTWASIAEKNLDFCSLRPLLKAPSQSNSLSNILFKNNLKNPRLKRTTIAIAEDKAFHFRYPETKECLEELGINLIKWQITQDSPIPKQAKGLIIPGGFPEQFAEEISQCKRSLNSIKEFLNNYPIYAECGGMLILGKSLSDTNEKKFPMAGILPFNAKEGKLKVGYRKLTAISNSLISNKGDLINGHEFHRWKLDINGSNDLDITKKEPMIQSSMNLYSPWEIRGWGIDTRQEGWSNKNFHASWIHLHWASSPSILQNWSSIVHKHI from the coding sequence ATGGCATTTGTAATCGCTGCCCCCGCAAGCAGCAATGGCAAAACACTTTTAAGTATTCTTATTGCTTCTTGGGCTCGAAGAAATGGGGAAAGTACTCAAACATTCAAAATTGGTCCTGATTATCTTGACCCACAATTACTTAGCGCCGTAACTGAAAGACCTTGTAGAAATTTAGATACAATTCTATGTGGTAAAAATTGGGTAGTAAATAGTTTTAATCTGTATGGAAGTGCTGCGGAATATGCCTTTATAGAAGGCGTAATGGGTTTGTTTGACGGAATTGGCTCATCAGACAAAGGAAGCACTGCTGATATTGCTCGTCTTTTAAACCTCCCCCTTTTATTGGTTGTTGATGCTCGCGGTCAAGCAGGTTCAATTGCTGCATTAGTAAAAGGCTTTAAAGATTTTGATCACACATTGAATATTGCAGGAGTCGTTCTTAATAAGGTAAACAGTTCGCGTCATAAAGTCTTATTAACTGAGGCACTTACAAAGATCAATGTAAAAGTTTTGGGATGCCTTCCCAAAGATGACTATCTCTCAATACCAAGCAGATCTCTTGGTCTACAACCAGCACATGAAATAAGCAACATTGAAAAATTAATAAATACTTGGGCAAGTATTGCTGAGAAAAATCTTGATTTCTGCTCTTTAAGACCACTGCTTAAAGCACCTAGTCAATCAAACAGTCTTAGCAATATCTTATTCAAAAATAATCTAAAAAACCCACGCCTAAAAAGAACTACAATTGCGATTGCAGAAGATAAAGCTTTTCATTTTAGATATCCTGAAACCAAGGAGTGTCTAGAAGAACTTGGAATTAATCTAATAAAATGGCAAATAACACAAGACAGTCCTATACCAAAACAAGCAAAAGGCTTGATAATCCCCGGGGGATTTCCAGAGCAATTTGCAGAGGAAATTAGTCAGTGCAAAAGAAGCTTGAATTCAATAAAAGAATTCCTAAACAACTATCCTATCTATGCTGAATGTGGAGGTATGTTAATACTTGGGAAATCCTTAAGTGATACTAATGAAAAAAAATTTCCGATGGCAGGAATACTACCTTTCAATGCAAAGGAAGGGAAGCTAAAAGTAGGCTATCGAAAGTTAACAGCTATATCAAATAGTCTTATATCTAATAAAGGAGATCTTATTAATGGGCATGAATTCCATAGATGGAAACTTGATATTAACGGATCTAATGATCTAGATATCACAAAAAAAGAGCCTATGATTCAAAGCTCAATGAATTTATACTCACCTTGGGAAATAAGGGGGTGGGGAATAGATACTAGACAAGAAGGTTGGAGTAATAAGAATTTTCATGCAAGTTGGATTCATCTTCACTGGGCAAGTTCACCAAGCATCTTGCAAAATTGGAGTAGTATTGTTCATAAACACATTTAA
- a CDS encoding AAA family ATPase — protein MIKNRSLSVDQKEALKDFSFWLDEKNIDKPFLLSGYAGSGKTYLGTKFLQLVEDRNICWTVAAPTHKAVGVLRNAIEKEGLRPTWYPSTIHRLLRLKLKRRGNLEVCEQTSQTAKSLDQLGLVLVDEASMVDSNLLEIVITCAHSHETRLVFVGDPAQLPPVGEEASPVFSLQRVKRAHLTEVIRHQGPVLKLASLIREEGFTCSMPPCFPIVRTKTGLIGSLDQKSWLEKAKSSLREAAEKNDPDSIRILCYTNRYLERLVPHARRAVHGQLADEMSVLPGEVLISRRAVMTTASLESDNAEEEPGILLGSNAEIVVEDVKNQVFDLFDLDLEFEEKYDLDLPQINTLVAKVSAGNNKYLIRLMPELGTNSRLILEELMQDLCNLAKKLPKREARAFWKKFFYVRDSFASVGPASVLTVHRSQGSTFQEVFIAADVFFASDLSLRKQLVYVAVSRASEKVWLAGDNSINSLNSPWCID, from the coding sequence GTGATTAAAAATAGATCTTTAAGTGTTGATCAGAAAGAAGCTCTTAAGGATTTTTCTTTCTGGCTTGATGAAAAAAATATTGATAAACCTTTCCTTCTTAGTGGGTATGCAGGAAGTGGAAAAACCTACTTAGGGACAAAGTTTTTACAACTTGTTGAAGATAGAAATATTTGTTGGACAGTAGCAGCTCCTACTCATAAGGCAGTAGGCGTTCTAAGAAATGCTATAGAGAAAGAAGGGTTAAGACCCACTTGGTATCCATCTACTATTCATAGACTTCTACGTTTAAAATTAAAAAGAAGAGGGAATCTCGAAGTTTGTGAACAAACTTCTCAAACTGCAAAATCTTTAGATCAGCTTGGATTAGTTCTTGTAGATGAGGCTTCCATGGTTGATAGCAATCTCCTTGAGATAGTCATTACTTGTGCACATTCACATGAAACACGTCTTGTTTTTGTAGGTGATCCTGCTCAATTGCCTCCAGTAGGAGAGGAGGCTAGTCCTGTCTTTTCATTGCAAAGAGTCAAAAGAGCTCATCTAACTGAAGTAATAAGACACCAAGGCCCAGTACTTAAGTTGGCAAGTCTTATTAGGGAAGAGGGTTTCACTTGTTCTATGCCCCCATGCTTCCCAATAGTTAGAACCAAAACAGGGTTGATTGGATCATTGGATCAAAAAAGCTGGTTAGAGAAAGCTAAATCTTCTCTTAGGGAAGCAGCAGAAAAAAATGATCCTGACTCTATAAGGATTCTTTGTTATACGAACAGATATTTAGAAAGGTTGGTTCCTCATGCAAGGCGTGCTGTTCACGGCCAGCTGGCTGATGAAATGTCTGTTTTGCCAGGAGAAGTTCTTATTAGTAGAAGAGCTGTAATGACTACAGCATCTCTGGAGAGTGATAATGCAGAAGAAGAACCAGGCATCCTATTAGGATCTAATGCAGAGATTGTTGTTGAGGATGTTAAAAATCAAGTCTTTGATTTGTTTGACTTGGATTTAGAATTTGAGGAAAAATATGATTTGGACTTACCTCAAATAAATACTCTTGTAGCAAAAGTTTCAGCAGGAAATAATAAATATTTAATTCGTCTTATGCCTGAATTAGGAACTAATTCAAGACTTATTTTAGAAGAGTTAATGCAGGATTTGTGTAATTTGGCGAAAAAGTTGCCTAAAAGAGAAGCACGAGCTTTTTGGAAGAAGTTTTTTTATGTTAGAGATTCATTTGCTTCAGTTGGTCCGGCATCAGTGTTAACAGTTCATCGTAGTCAAGGGAGTACCTTCCAAGAAGTATTTATAGCAGCAGATGTTTTTTTTGCTAGTGATCTATCACTAAGGAAACAGTTGGTTTATGTGGCAGTATCAAGAGCGAGTGAAAAAGTTTGGCTTGCAGGTGATAATTCAATTAATTCTTTAAATAGTCCGTGGTGCATTGATTAA
- a CDS encoding divergent PAP2 family protein yields the protein MNFSQLLIYPPFLEFLDNAVLAWALIACGLAQFSKLFVELIFYQKWRPSVLLETGGMPSSHSALVMGTASGIGLEQGFDHPAFALAITVAFIVMYDASGIRRSAGLIATRVNELPTNNWPSPPETPLKEALGHSRLEVFIGSLFGPSVALPGIILIGSPLDFLHSIGLMTV from the coding sequence ATGAATTTTTCACAGCTGCTTATATATCCCCCATTTTTAGAATTTCTTGACAACGCAGTGTTGGCTTGGGCTTTAATTGCTTGCGGATTAGCACAATTTTCAAAATTATTTGTCGAATTAATCTTTTATCAAAAATGGCGCCCTTCGGTTCTTCTTGAAACAGGGGGGATGCCTTCTAGTCATTCTGCTTTAGTAATGGGTACAGCTTCTGGTATTGGACTTGAGCAGGGTTTTGATCACCCCGCCTTTGCTTTAGCAATAACTGTAGCTTTTATAGTTATGTATGATGCAAGTGGGATCAGGAGGTCTGCGGGCTTAATAGCTACTAGAGTTAATGAACTTCCAACAAATAATTGGCCATCACCTCCAGAGACTCCTTTAAAAGAAGCTTTGGGACATTCTCGTTTAGAAGTATTTATTGGAAGTCTTTTTGGACCTTCAGTTGCATTGCCTGGGATTATTTTAATTGGTTCGCCACTTGATTTTCTTCACAGTATTGGTCTAATGACAGTGTGA
- the crtE gene encoding geranylgeranyl diphosphate synthase CrtE, with amino-acid sequence MAEAVMFPFDFTAYLAKARTRIESALDASLGPERPNQLREAMRYSLLAGGKRLRPILCLAACELTGSDSENAISTAVAIEMIHTMSLIHDDLPSMDNDDLRRGRPTNHKVYGEAIAILAGDALLTRAFEMVALRSPNVPKDRLLKVVGELSLVAGAPGLVGGQVEDLESEGKAVDLDTLEFIHIHKTGALLKASVVCGALIGGADEDLLIALSTYAKGIGLAFQIVDDILDVTASSEVLGKTAGKDLLADKSTYPKLLGLDESRKKAKELIRKSKDVIHPWSDKAAPLLSLADYIINRDR; translated from the coding sequence ATGGCGGAAGCAGTCATGTTTCCTTTTGACTTTACCGCTTATCTGGCTAAGGCTAGAACAAGAATTGAGTCTGCATTAGATGCTTCCTTAGGTCCAGAACGACCTAATCAACTTAGAGAAGCAATGCGATATTCCCTTCTTGCTGGTGGCAAAAGACTAAGACCAATTCTTTGTTTAGCAGCCTGCGAATTAACAGGTTCTGATTCTGAGAATGCAATCTCAACAGCAGTAGCAATTGAGATGATTCATACAATGTCATTAATTCATGATGACTTGCCATCTATGGATAATGATGATTTGCGTAGAGGTCGTCCTACTAATCACAAAGTATATGGAGAAGCTATAGCAATCCTTGCTGGGGACGCACTTTTAACAAGAGCTTTTGAAATGGTTGCGCTTCGAAGTCCAAATGTGCCGAAGGATCGTTTACTAAAAGTAGTAGGCGAACTCTCTTTGGTAGCAGGTGCTCCAGGTTTAGTCGGAGGACAAGTCGAAGATCTTGAAAGTGAAGGGAAGGCAGTCGATCTTGATACTCTGGAATTCATTCATATTCATAAAACAGGAGCCCTACTTAAAGCATCCGTTGTATGTGGAGCTCTAATTGGAGGAGCAGATGAAGACTTGCTTATAGCTCTTAGTACTTATGCCAAAGGAATAGGCTTAGCCTTTCAGATAGTAGATGATATCCTTGATGTTACAGCGAGTAGTGAAGTCTTAGGGAAAACAGCTGGTAAGGATCTATTGGCTGATAAATCTACTTATCCAAAGCTGCTTGGCTTGGATGAATCACGCAAAAAAGCTAAGGAACTAATTAGAAAATCCAAAGACGTTATACATCCTTGGAGTGATAAGGCTGCCCCGCTTTTATCTTTAGCGGATTACATTATTAATAGAGATAGATGA
- the folD gene encoding bifunctional methylenetetrahydrofolate dehydrogenase/methenyltetrahydrofolate cyclohydrolase FolD produces MTNILDGKKLAKELELRLHEDITEFSPEVGRPPGLAVIRVGDDPASGIYVSNKEKACNRIGLDSFLYHLGTNTSEQEILEVIKALNNDQKVDGILLQLPLPKGLDAEPLLKAIDPEKDVDGLHTLNLGRLLKGEKGPRSCTPAGIMVLLRRNNISLVGKKVVVIGRSILVGKPMALMLQAANATVTVAHSKTINLPEITNQAEVLIVAAGIPQLIGLEHVRSNAVVVDVGIHRIPMEPLKLTGSNYKLCGDVRAEEIYSKIKAITPVPGGVGPMTVAMLMVNTVNRWQYHCGLSSTLSDLLP; encoded by the coding sequence ATGACAAATATTCTTGATGGGAAGAAACTTGCAAAAGAGTTGGAGCTTAGACTCCATGAAGATATTACAGAATTTAGTCCAGAGGTGGGGAGGCCTCCAGGACTAGCTGTTATTAGAGTCGGTGATGATCCTGCAAGTGGTATATATGTATCCAATAAAGAAAAGGCTTGTAATCGAATTGGGTTGGATAGTTTTCTATATCATCTAGGCACTAATACTTCAGAGCAAGAAATTCTTGAAGTGATAAAAGCTTTGAATAATGATCAAAAGGTTGATGGGATTTTATTACAATTACCTTTGCCAAAAGGACTTGATGCAGAGCCTCTGTTGAAAGCTATAGATCCTGAGAAGGATGTTGATGGATTACATACTTTGAATTTAGGGAGGTTACTTAAAGGTGAAAAAGGGCCTCGTTCGTGCACCCCAGCAGGAATTATGGTGCTACTTCGTCGTAACAACATATCTTTAGTTGGTAAAAAAGTTGTAGTTATTGGAAGAAGCATTCTAGTAGGTAAGCCAATGGCCTTAATGCTTCAAGCAGCAAACGCAACAGTAACTGTTGCCCACTCCAAAACAATTAATTTGCCTGAGATAACTAATCAAGCTGAAGTATTAATAGTGGCAGCAGGTATACCCCAATTAATTGGTTTGGAACATGTTCGTTCTAATGCAGTAGTTGTCGATGTTGGTATACATAGGATTCCCATGGAACCTTTAAAATTAACGGGATCAAACTATAAACTTTGTGGAGATGTAAGGGCTGAGGAAATTTATTCAAAAATTAAAGCTATTACTCCTGTGCCTGGAGGTGTTGGGCCAATGACAGTTGCAATGTTAATGGTAAATACTGTTAACAGATGGCAATACCATTGCGGATTGTCATCCACTCTTAGTGATTTGCTCCCATAG
- a CDS encoding HDIG domain-containing metalloprotein, with protein sequence MPKIPSLKSIWRNWLISQSPRRTLVQWSIADRTALLMVCLLIAIISSYKLLAVPDLKPSDLATFDAIAPDNAQVIDSAALQQKRSDLIPRTSVQVIDTKASQKLKETLIDQLYELEQVARSNDSDRLGPVNLTKRERQWITSQSVQNRSKWREEIINASEKMLSQGLIKTLAHDQLEKSSSRQLSSLAGENPAKTLGSKLITNAFHGKSNLRHDPSRSQKLLEELITKQGIPKIEVKKGDLITRKGEVITQKRYDVLDYFGLISRSPRPLEWFWSFTEAMTSCFVLLMLMRREKPSLKSKHALLALSLLLIAQIAKDWFGAAISPLQILVPPTLLLSQGIGTISALGWLSIGSLLWPVPVSGIGEGRLLIATLTASLIAFQGGRMRNRAQILQIAVLIPSSALLLEWILLKTGITPLNSSWGKLAPNSETLITEALVLGVMLMITILLLPILENAFGLLTRARLMELADQERPLLRRLSREAPGTFEHTLMICSLAEEGARSIGADVDLIRTGGLYHDIGKLHAPEWFIENQEDGNNPHDELDDPYSSADILQAHVDEGLKLAKRHRLPSPIADFIPEHQGTLKMGFFLHKAREIDPTVSENYFRYQGPIPRSQETAILMLADGCEASLRTLDLKATEQEASLNIRRIIESRKDDGQLLDSSLSRAEIELIINAFINVWKRMRHRRIKYPVHTKKTIMQS encoded by the coding sequence TTGCCGAAAATTCCCAGCTTAAAAAGCATTTGGAGAAACTGGCTAATTAGCCAGTCCCCAAGACGAACTCTTGTTCAATGGTCTATTGCTGACCGAACAGCGTTATTAATGGTTTGTCTTCTAATAGCAATAATTTCTAGTTACAAATTATTAGCTGTTCCTGACTTAAAGCCAAGCGATTTGGCAACTTTTGATGCAATTGCACCTGATAACGCTCAAGTAATTGATAGTGCGGCATTACAACAAAAGAGATCTGATCTAATTCCTCGGACATCAGTACAAGTTATTGATACAAAAGCATCTCAGAAGCTTAAAGAAACACTAATTGATCAACTATACGAATTAGAGCAAGTAGCTAGAAGCAATGATTCGGACAGATTAGGGCCTGTAAATTTAACAAAAAGAGAGCGACAATGGATTACAAGTCAATCGGTACAAAATCGCAGCAAATGGAGAGAAGAAATAATAAATGCTTCTGAAAAAATGCTTAGTCAAGGACTTATAAAAACCTTGGCCCATGATCAATTAGAAAAATCATCCTCTCGACAATTATCTTCTCTTGCAGGAGAGAATCCAGCAAAAACCCTTGGAAGTAAATTAATTACAAATGCTTTTCATGGCAAGAGTAATCTTCGCCATGATCCTAGTCGCAGTCAAAAACTTCTTGAGGAACTAATTACAAAACAAGGAATACCAAAAATCGAAGTTAAAAAAGGTGACTTAATAACTCGAAAGGGGGAAGTTATTACACAAAAAAGGTATGACGTACTCGACTATTTCGGCCTCATTAGTAGAAGTCCAAGACCATTGGAATGGTTCTGGAGTTTTACTGAAGCCATGACCAGTTGCTTTGTATTATTAATGCTCATGCGAAGGGAAAAACCTTCTCTGAAATCAAAGCATGCACTATTAGCATTATCTCTTTTACTAATTGCACAAATAGCTAAAGATTGGTTTGGAGCAGCAATTAGTCCTTTACAAATCCTTGTTCCTCCCACTCTTTTACTTTCACAAGGAATCGGGACAATATCAGCTTTAGGTTGGTTATCAATTGGAAGCCTTTTATGGCCAGTCCCTGTAAGTGGAATTGGGGAAGGAAGATTATTAATTGCTACTTTGACGGCCTCGTTAATTGCCTTTCAAGGAGGACGGATGCGTAATAGGGCTCAAATACTTCAAATAGCAGTTTTAATTCCTTCGAGCGCTCTTCTTTTAGAATGGATTTTATTAAAAACTGGCATTACTCCGTTAAATAGTTCTTGGGGAAAACTTGCACCAAATTCAGAGACTTTAATAACTGAAGCATTGGTTCTAGGCGTAATGTTAATGATAACTATTTTACTTTTACCAATTCTTGAAAATGCATTTGGATTATTAACGAGAGCCAGGCTAATGGAACTTGCAGATCAAGAAAGACCATTGCTTAGAAGATTATCAAGAGAAGCCCCAGGAACATTCGAACATACATTAATGATATGTAGCTTGGCTGAAGAGGGTGCTAGGAGTATTGGAGCCGATGTAGACCTTATTAGAACAGGAGGCTTATATCACGACATAGGAAAATTACATGCCCCTGAATGGTTTATTGAAAACCAAGAGGATGGAAACAACCCACATGACGAACTTGACGACCCATATTCTAGTGCAGATATATTGCAAGCTCATGTTGATGAAGGGCTAAAACTAGCAAAAAGGCACCGTCTCCCAAGTCCTATTGCAGATTTCATACCTGAACATCAAGGAACACTGAAAATGGGGTTTTTTCTTCACAAAGCAAGGGAAATTGATCCTACAGTTTCAGAAAACTATTTTCGATATCAAGGCCCAATTCCTAGATCACAGGAAACCGCTATATTAATGCTTGCTGATGGATGCGAAGCATCACTAAGAACATTAGATTTAAAAGCAACTGAGCAAGAAGCATCATTGAACATTAGAAGAATTATTGAATCGCGTAAAGATGATGGCCAACTTTTAGATAGCAGCCTTTCAAGAGCAGAGATTGAATTAATTATCAATGCATTCATTAATGTTTGGAAAAGGATGAGACATAGAAGAATTAAATATCCTGTTCATACAAAAAAAACAATTATGCAATCGTAA
- a CDS encoding membrane protein — MRKGLSGYWILSWTGLLANVMALPFIAYVVSSGPPLHIANLTIAISLAWPSAIVGIVASAGLLAERKWGVIMSIISISMVISASLPYGIVRLLLEDDLRGLSGISLLIALLNLFALIYWCMPIHRKNRRL; from the coding sequence ATGAGAAAAGGGTTATCAGGGTACTGGATTCTTTCTTGGACAGGGCTTTTAGCAAATGTAATGGCTCTACCTTTCATTGCTTATGTAGTCAGCTCAGGCCCTCCTTTGCACATAGCAAATTTAACTATAGCTATTAGTCTTGCTTGGCCTTCAGCAATAGTTGGTATTGTTGCTTCTGCAGGATTATTGGCTGAAAGAAAGTGGGGAGTAATAATGTCAATCATTTCTATATCAATGGTAATATCAGCTTCTTTGCCTTATGGAATTGTACGTTTACTACTAGAAGATGACTTAAGAGGCTTAAGTGGGATATCGCTTTTAATAGCATTGCTTAATTTATTTGCATTAATTTATTGGTGTATGCCTATTCATCGAAAAAATAGAAGGCTTTGA